The following proteins come from a genomic window of Pelmatolapia mariae isolate MD_Pm_ZW linkage group LG17, Pm_UMD_F_2, whole genome shotgun sequence:
- the nr2f6b gene encoding nuclear receptor subfamily 2 group F member 6b: MAMVSGGWGNPNGGANGLGEKAYLRRGEDEEGSPRAGSSDVDVGDDDKACVVDCVVCGDKSSGKHYGVFTCEGCKSFFKRSIRRNLSYSCRSNRECQIDQHHRNQCQYCRLKKCFRVGMRKEAVQRGRIPPSHSGISPNSLAGGIVGVGPGHIGADYFNGQPVSELISQLLRAEPYPPSRYGAPYGQAQMQASASGASVMGIDSICELAARLLFSTIEWARNIPYFPELPVSEQVALLRLSWSELFILNAAQSALPLHMAPLLAAAGFHSSPMSAERVVSFMDQVRVFQDQVEKLNRLQVDSAEYSCLKAIALFSPDACGLTDPAHVESLQEKAQVALTEYERLQYPNQPQRFGRLLLRLPALRAVPANLISQLFFMRLVGKTPIETLIRDMQLSGSSISWPYAPGQ, translated from the exons ATGGCCATGGTGAGCGGAGGATGGGGTAATCCCAACGGGGGCGCTAACGGACTCGGGGAAAAGGCTTACCTGAGGAGgggggaggacgaggaggggtCGCCCCGGGCCGGGAGCAGCGACGTGGACGTCGGCGACGACGACAAGGCCTGCGTGGTGGACTGCGTGGTATGCGGGGACAAGTCCAGCGGGAAGCACTATGGCGTGTTCACCTGCGAGGGCTGCAAGAGCTTCTTCAAGAGGAGCATCAGGAGAAACCTCAGCTACTCCTGCAG ATCAAACCGAGAGTGCCAGATCGACCAGCACCACAGGAACCAGTGTCAGTACTGCCGTCTGAAGAAGTGCTTCCGGGTCGGGATGCGCAAAGAAG ccGTCCAGCGGGGTCGCATCCCTCCATCGCACTCAGGTATCAGTCCCAACTCCCTGGCGGGCGGGATTGTAGGTGTGGGTCCAGGTCACATTGGGGCGGACTACTTCAACGGCCAGCCGGTGTCCGAGCTCATCTCCCAGCTCCTCCGGGCCGAGCCGTACCCCCCGAGCCGCTACGGGGCGCCGTACGGCCAGGCACAGATGCAGGCATCTGCGAGCGGCGCCTCCGTCATGGGCATCGACAGCATCTGCGAGCTGGCAGCCCGTCTCCTCTTCAGCACCATCGAGTGGGCCAGAAACATCCCGTACTTCCCGGAGCTCCCGGTTTCAGAGCAG GTGGCGCTGCTGAGACTGAGCTGGAGCGAGCTGTTCATCCTTAACGCGGCTCAGTCTGCTCTCCCGTTGCACATGGCTCCTCTGCTGGCGGCGGCCGGCTTTCACTCGTCTCCCATGTCCGCCGAGCGCGTCGTGTCCTTCATGGATCAGGTCAGGGTTTTCCAGGACCAGGTGGAAAAGCTGAACAGGCTTCAGGTGGACTCGGCCGAGTACAGCTGCCTCAAAGCCATCGCGCTGTTTTCTCCTG ACGCTTGTGGTCTGACAGACCCGGCTCACGTGGAGTCTCTGCAGGAAAAGGCTCAGGTCGCCCTGACGGAGTACGAGAGGTTGCAGTACCCCAACCAGCCTCAGCGCTTCGGCCGCCTGCTGCTGCGCCTCCCTGCGCTGCGCGCCGTGCCGGCTAACCTCATCTCCCAGCTCTTCTTCATGCGGCTGGTGGGCAAGACGCCGATCGAGACGCTGATCCGAGACATGCAGCTATCGGGGAGCTCCATCAGCTGGCCCTACGCACCGGGACAGTAA